Part of the Parcubacteria group bacterium genome is shown below.
TAAGGATCGGCAAAAGAGCGCGCGATTTGATGAGGATCAATTTAGCCGCCACAGACAAAAAATCCGCCAAATGCTCCAGGTGGATATTTTGATTATCCCGGATATAGTCCAGATATTGATCCGCCACTCGAGCCAAGTTCAGCTCGGTGATGCTCAATTTTTCTTTCTCAATCAGCTCCAAAAGCAATTCCAACGGGCCCTCAAATTTTTCTAACTTGACCTGGTACACAAAATTATACGCTAATCTTTTTAACCTCACTATCTTAGCACCTTTTTTTCAAAATGGCCACCTCCCTATTTCCGCTTCCCCGACAAGCGATAAGCGGGGATCAAAGCGGAAAAAACCACCAGTGCCAACAAGATAAAAATGGCGGAAAGTGGTAAAAATAGCAAAAGAGCAAAAGACAAACTGGCGGCTACGATATAGCCGACCGGCATCGCTGTGCGAAAAAAACCGATCAGATCAACATCATCCCCGTCGATCCGTTTATAAAAATAGGAATCGCGCAAAATTTCCACCATCGCCGCGCCGATCCTGGTCAGAAGCAGGACCAACGACCACAAGAGGACATTCGGCGAATGAGTCAGAAAAACTACGACTGAAGCAATCACCATGATGAACAGAGCAAAAATCAAAAGTTTTTTTTCACCGGTTTTTTTATCCGCTAGAAAACCCATCGGGTATTGCAAAAAAACAAACGGCAGAAGCATTGCGGAAAAAATAATGCCGATCTGGTTCCAGTCTAAACCTAGATCGATGAGGTATAGAGGCATATAGATGATCATCAGCGCGTAAAAAAATTCCAAGACAAAAGAAATATAATAGATCGCCATCACATTTTTCCGCTGATAAACTTTTCTCAGCAGATTGGATATGGAAATATCCCTTTGCGGTTTTTCATTCGTATCCCTCAGCTTGGTCAGTGCATAGAAAAAAACCACTATGTTAAAAAGCAAGAGAAAAATAAAAATACCGGAAAAATCAAAATGCTCCAAGATTCGGGTCGAAATAAACGGACCCAATAGAAAACCCGTATTAAGAATCGTGAGGTGCATCCCGCGGATCCGTCCCGACTCTTTGTCGCAAGAAAAAGATTCCAAAATCGTGTCCAGACTGACCCACTCCAAACCGGAAAAAATCACATAGAGCATCAAAAGAAAGATGCCCCAACCGGACGGCTGCGAATTAGCCAAAAAAACTAGGCTGACAATCTTAAGGGCCAAAATTACCAAAAAAATACTAGTTTTCCCCAATGTTCTCGTCAATTTATACAGATTCAAAAGGATAAGCAGCGAGATTGCGTAGGCGATAAGATAAAAGCCTCCGACATTTTCCGTGCCGGAAGCTTCTCTGAAATAACTCGACATCACATAGATCAAGACGGCCTGTGAAAAGCCTAGGAAAAATGAAATGAAATTGATCGCTTTAGTTTTTTTGTGATCCAAATGTTCTTTGTGTTTTGGCATCGTACTTTTTTGTTTTTAATTTTACTATTGAATTATGGCGTAATTCTTTTCACATCGCGTGGAAAAAGGATCGCTTCTTTGATACTGCCAAGATTTAGGATCTTTTGTACGATCCGCTCTGAACCAAGACCCCAGCCGCCATGCGCCGGCATGCCTAATTTGAAAATATCCAAATAAGACTCAAATTCATCCGGCACCAGGCCGTGTTTCAAGATGCTTTTTTTCAATTCTTCATAGATATGGATCCGTTGTCCGCCACTGGCAATTTCCACTCCGCGAAAAATCAGGTCGAAAGTTTCTGTGTATTGTCCGTCCGCACTCGGCATCGAGTAGAACGGTCGAACATTGACAGGATAATGCGTGAGAAAAACAAAATCACTATTGTGCGTCTTTTTCGCCCATTCACAGATCAAGCGCTCGCCTTCCGGATCAATATCCACGTCTTCCGTCTTTTTGCCATATTCCTTTTCCAAAATCTCTAGCGCTTCAGTCAGGCGCAAACGCGGAAATTTCTCCAAAAACAAAAGTTCTCCCGCAGCATATTCCGCCAACTCATTCTGGCAATTCTTAGAGACATCTGAAAGCATCCGCCGCATCACCTTTTCCAAAGCATCCATCACATCAGAGAAACTATCGATGAAACCCATTTCAGCATCAAGCCCGGTATATTCGTTGACGTGGCGCGTAGTAAAATGCGGTTCGGCGCGAAAGACAGTGCCAATTTCAAATACCCGTTCAAATGCGCCCACTCCGGCTTGCTTGTAGAACTGCGGACTTTGAGCTAAAAACGCATCCCGATCGAAATATTTTATTTTGAAAAAATTCGCACCTCCCTCGGTGGCGGCAGCTACAATTTTAGGTGTTTTAATTTCCAAAAAGGAGTTTTCCCGCATCACCTCAGAGTATGATTTCAGAAGTTCCGCATTGACCTTGAAAATATCATTGACTTTCTTGTTGCGCAAGACCAGATTACGGTTGTCCAAAAGCGTATTCAGATTGACATCCAACTCATTTTTTGCTACATCAAAAGGCAACTCCGCTTCTACTTTTGAAATAATCGTTATTTTCGCCGCCTCTACTTCAATTTTCCCAATTTTATCCTCTTTCCCCTGCCCACCAGGACGTTCTTTCACTAAGCCTTCGATTTCTACCACAAATTCAATACGGACATCTTTCGCATTTTGGTAGGCGCTTTCCTTGTCAGGAATGACCACGACCTGGACCACCCCACTCCGGTCGCGCAAATCGATAAAAATTAATTTCCCATGGTCACGCCGGGAGTTGACCCAGCCTGCCAGCTTAACATATTGGCCAATCATTCTCGGCGCATCGACAATAAGCGTTCGTTCCATAAATTTACTCGGTAATATTAGTTAATCTCTTAATTTCTTCTACCATTTCGCTCGGAGTGTATTGCGACTTTGTGATAAACCCATTAGCTCCAAGTGCCATCACCTTGTTCCTCTCTTCTTTTTGACTCAAATTGCTAGAGACAATAATTTTGATGTTTTTGTCATAGTTTCCATCCCGCAAACTTTTAATTACACCAAAACCATCAATTCTGGGAAGCATCAAGTCCAAAAGTATTATATCCACTTTTTGTTTTTTAACTATTTCCAGAACTTGATCGCCAGAAAAAACAGTTAAAACTTCATAACCTATTTCCTTAAATTTACGCTCATAAATCTCAGAGATCATTGAGTCATCCTCTGCAATAAGAATTTTCGTCATATTTTATTTTAAGCTATTATTAAATGGGCGCTTCTGTGCCATAATTAGTCACTTTTGAATTATAGCGCAGTAGTAGAAAAAATCAACTCTTTTGCTAAAATTTACCTTTTTAGCTATTATTCATAAGTTAGTGCTAAATTAACTAATAACTTTAAAAAAATATGGCAAACGAAAAGTCCGCCTCCGCCAAAGCTTCGGCGAATAAAAAAAAGCTCGAGTCTGTGGCAATTATCGGTCTGGGTTATGTCGGGTTACCGCTCGCGATGCGTTGTGTGGAAAAGGGCTATGCGACTTATGGACTTGATCTCGATAAACGGAAAGTGGATTTAATCAAAAAAGGTCAAAGCCCGTTCAAGGAAGAATTCATTGAAGACAGAAAAACTCTACTCAAAAAAATCACTGCTACGACTGATCCGGCCATTCTCAAAAAGGCCGACATTATTGTGGTCTGCGTACCAACACCCGTCGATGAAAAATTTTTTCCCATCCTCACTCCCCTCACTTCCGCGACAGAGATGATTGTCAAAAACCACAAAACCGGCCAACTGATCATGATCGAATCAACCATCAACCCAGGTATCTGCGATGATGTGATTGCGCCAATTCTCATTGAAGCGGGACTCAAAGAAGGCAAAGATTTCTACCTCGGCCATTGTCCGGAGCGGATCAATCCAGGTGATAAGAAATGGAACGTCACCAATATCCCACGAGTGCTGGGCGCATCTTCCCCGGCCGGACTCGCTATCGCTAAAAATTTCTATGAATCAATCATCGACGCACCGATCAAACTGATGGGTTCGATCAAAGAAGCCGAAGCATGCAAAGTGGTGGAAAATTCTTTCCGCGACATCAACATTGCCTTTGTCAACGAACTAGCGAAAAGTTTTGACAAATTGGAAATCGACGTCAAAAACGTGATTGATGGCGCCGCCACCAAACCCTTCGCTTTTATGGCGCACTACCCCGGCCGTGGCGTGGGCGGTCACTGCATCCCGGTCGATCCTTACTATCTGATTGAAAAAGCCAAAGCGTCTGGCTTTGACCACAAATTCTTGCGCGTCGCCAGAGAAATCAATAATTCTATGCCAGCCTATACTGTTGAATCGATGCAAGATCTTTTAAATGAAATCAAACTCCCGATGAAAGACACGGCCATCGGCGTGATGGGACTGTCCTACAAAGCCAACGTAGATGATTTGCGCGAATCCCCGGCCATCAAAATCATTTTGGAACTCAAAAAGAAAAAAGCCAAAATCATCCGTTATGACCCCTTCATCAAATCAATGTCTGATGTCGCCGATCTCAAAACCTTCCTCAAAAAATGCACCGCGATAATTTTAGTCACCAACCACCAAGAATTTGCAGAACTTGATCCAAAAGAATTCAAGAAGAATAATGTCAAAGCAATTGTCGATGGAATGAACTGCCTAGACAAAAACAAAATCAAAAAACTCGGCATCAAATATCGTGGGATTGGGAGGAAATAATGTTATTCGCTTCGCGAACCCGTACTACGAAAACGGGACATGCGAAGAAATTCACAAAAAAAAGCGCTCCAGAAATCGGAGCGCTTTTTGAAAACCCTATTAGAATGAGCCCGGATTATTTCACCATTCCCAAAAGCTCATCAATTTTCACAATTTTACTGTCTGTTTCATTACGTTTTTTGAGTTCTACTCCGCCGGCAGTGAGGGATTTTTCGCTGATAATGACGCGATAGGGCAAGCCTAAAAGATCCGCGTCGGCGAATTTTTCTCCAGCCGAAACCTCGCGGTCATCAAAGAGCACTTCAATTTTTTCGGTGTTCAGTTTTTGATAGAGCTCTTCTGCCGCTGATGCGTCCTTGCCCAAACTGATCAAATGCACTTTAAACGGTGCCACCGCTTCTGGCCAGATAATCCCTTTTTCGTCATGAAAAATCTCCACGATTGTGCCCATAAGCCGCGCCAGGCCAATTCCATAGCAACCCATAACAATCAGTTGCTCTTCGCCATTTTGATCCTTATAGGTCAGATTGAAGGGCTTGGAATATTTTGTACCCAGTTTGAAGATGTTGCCTACTTCGACCGCTTTCGTTTCACGTAAATCGGCATTGCCACAGAGCGGGCATTTGTGTTCCAAGTCTTCAATAATTTCTTTGTTGATAGCGATGTGGCAAGCATCGCAAACATAGATCGTGTCTTCACCCGCTTCAGTTTCGGCTTGAAATTCGTGGGAATATTTGGCAAATGTTCCACCAGAGGCATAAGTGAAATATGTTCTCGCTCCGATGCCAGCACGCTCAAAAATATTTTTGTAGGCTTGTGCAACGCGGTCATAATATTTATCCAAATCCGCTTGATCGACATGGAAAGAATAAAGATCTTTCATGATAAATTCGCGCAAACGCAAGATGCCTGATTTGGCTCTTTTTTCTCCGCGGAATTTGTTTTGAAAATGATAGACGGCTTTGGGCATATCTTTGTAGGACTCGATGATTTTTTTGGCGAGCGGCGCTACAACTTCCTCATGGGTCGGCGCGAGCGCCATATTTTTTTCTTCGCCCAGTCCGACTTTCACCAAAACATCAAGGTCATCCCAACGCCCGGTCTTTTCCCAGTTCTCCTTTGGATGCATTGAAGGCATAAAAAGTTCTTGGCCGGAAACAGCGTTCATTTCTTCTCGGATAATCTCTTCTATTTTTTTGCAAGTGCGCCAACCGAGCGGCAGATAGGTATAGGTGCCCGCCATTAGCTTGTCGACATAGCCTCCGCGGATCAGCAGTTGAGCATTGATGCTTTCCTCATCTTTGGGCGCGACTTTGTTGGTTTTGGAAAATAGTTGTGATTGTTTCATGATAGTAATTATTATGATTATTTAGTTTAAGAATAGGTTTTATTTGCCTATTTGTCAAAGATTAGTTATGAGAGCGGAGCGTTGACCGCTCTCATAATTTTTCTGTTTTTACTCGGAAAAATTTCATCCTCCAGGGAACATCCACTGTCTTTGTTTTTCAGCAATTCCAGTTTTTACATGACTTTCACTTTCCCAGGTCTTTTTGCTGAAAATTACCGAGAAAAAACTGGCCTTAATTTCTGTCTTTTTCTTTTTACTGAGCTTAATGAAATAAAACACATCGGCCCTGTCTTGACCAGCTACTTGGGCAAAAGCAATGATTTCTTCATTTTCATTAGTCGCAACAAGACAGCGCGAGGACAAAATTCTATCAACAGTTATTTCGATTCCATTTTTTCCCAAAAGACTGGTTGCCTCCCCTGCCTGCACTCGGTTGAGTTTTTCAATTTCATAGTCCATAGCTTTTTCCTTTCATTTTCGTTGAAATAATAAAGTAAAAACAATGACCTCATCCAAAGAACAAAAAAACAGCTCGCGGAAGGCAAGCTGTTTTTGAGTGTTTGCAATAGTTTCGTCTAATCCCCGATTCCAAACACACAAAAAGAGCCTGCCCTTGCCGGAACCGGAAAACCTTGGGAAATTGTGCGTTTGGCCTTTTGCATGTGTTTAAAATATTTACGCTTTCACTCTAGCAAGAAATGGTTATTTTTGTCAAACCTATTTTTTGAACCGTGCGTCTCCGTCAATCACAAT
Proteins encoded:
- a CDS encoding nucleotide sugar dehydrogenase; the protein is MANEKSASAKASANKKKLESVAIIGLGYVGLPLAMRCVEKGYATYGLDLDKRKVDLIKKGQSPFKEEFIEDRKTLLKKITATTDPAILKKADIIVVCVPTPVDEKFFPILTPLTSATEMIVKNHKTGQLIMIESTINPGICDDVIAPILIEAGLKEGKDFYLGHCPERINPGDKKWNVTNIPRVLGASSPAGLAIAKNFYESIIDAPIKLMGSIKEAEACKVVENSFRDINIAFVNELAKSFDKLEIDVKNVIDGAATKPFAFMAHYPGRGVGGHCIPVDPYYLIEKAKASGFDHKFLRVAREINNSMPAYTVESMQDLLNEIKLPMKDTAIGVMGLSYKANVDDLRESPAIKIILELKKKKAKIIRYDPFIKSMSDVADLKTFLKKCTAIILVTNHQEFAELDPKEFKKNNVKAIVDGMNCLDKNKIKKLGIKYRGIGRK
- a CDS encoding response regulator, with protein sequence MTKILIAEDDSMISEIYERKFKEIGYEVLTVFSGDQVLEIVKKQKVDIILLDLMLPRIDGFGVIKSLRDGNYDKNIKIIVSSNLSQKEERNKVMALGANGFITKSQYTPSEMVEEIKRLTNITE
- a CDS encoding aminoacyl--tRNA ligase-related protein, with translation MKQSQLFSKTNKVAPKDEESINAQLLIRGGYVDKLMAGTYTYLPLGWRTCKKIEEIIREEMNAVSGQELFMPSMHPKENWEKTGRWDDLDVLVKVGLGEEKNMALAPTHEEVVAPLAKKIIESYKDMPKAVYHFQNKFRGEKRAKSGILRLREFIMKDLYSFHVDQADLDKYYDRVAQAYKNIFERAGIGARTYFTYASGGTFAKYSHEFQAETEAGEDTIYVCDACHIAINKEIIEDLEHKCPLCGNADLRETKAVEVGNIFKLGTKYSKPFNLTYKDQNGEEQLIVMGCYGIGLARLMGTIVEIFHDEKGIIWPEAVAPFKVHLISLGKDASAAEELYQKLNTEKIEVLFDDREVSAGEKFADADLLGLPYRVIISEKSLTAGGVELKKRNETDSKIVKIDELLGMVK
- a CDS encoding MFS transporter, giving the protein MPKHKEHLDHKKTKAINFISFFLGFSQAVLIYVMSSYFREASGTENVGGFYLIAYAISLLILLNLYKLTRTLGKTSIFLVILALKIVSLVFLANSQPSGWGIFLLMLYVIFSGLEWVSLDTILESFSCDKESGRIRGMHLTILNTGFLLGPFISTRILEHFDFSGIFIFLLLFNIVVFFYALTKLRDTNEKPQRDISISNLLRKVYQRKNVMAIYYISFVLEFFYALMIIYMPLYLIDLGLDWNQIGIIFSAMLLPFVFLQYPMGFLADKKTGEKKLLIFALFIMVIASVVVFLTHSPNVLLWSLVLLLTRIGAAMVEILRDSYFYKRIDGDDVDLIGFFRTAMPVGYIVAASLSFALLLFLPLSAIFILLALVVFSALIPAYRLSGKRK
- the aspS gene encoding aspartate--tRNA(Asn) ligase codes for the protein MERTLIVDAPRMIGQYVKLAGWVNSRRDHGKLIFIDLRDRSGVVQVVVIPDKESAYQNAKDVRIEFVVEIEGLVKERPGGQGKEDKIGKIEVEAAKITIISKVEAELPFDVAKNELDVNLNTLLDNRNLVLRNKKVNDIFKVNAELLKSYSEVMRENSFLEIKTPKIVAAATEGGANFFKIKYFDRDAFLAQSPQFYKQAGVGAFERVFEIGTVFRAEPHFTTRHVNEYTGLDAEMGFIDSFSDVMDALEKVMRRMLSDVSKNCQNELAEYAAGELLFLEKFPRLRLTEALEILEKEYGKKTEDVDIDPEGERLICEWAKKTHNSDFVFLTHYPVNVRPFYSMPSADGQYTETFDLIFRGVEIASGGQRIHIYEELKKSILKHGLVPDEFESYLDIFKLGMPAHGGWGLGSERIVQKILNLGSIKEAILFPRDVKRITP